The genomic window TGGCTAAGTTGTTGGCACGCAGCGCCAACTCATTCATATTTTGCTTAGCGCCACTCATGGATATATACAGGAATTTGTCCACAGACTGCTCCGTCAAATTTTCTACCTGACCATAACAAAGCAAGCATCATGCCAACAAAATTAGCAGCTAATCGATTGATAAATTAGATAAATAGAAAGGAAAAACCAGGGGAAGCCTAAAAGAGGCTAAGTGTTGCCGCCTGCGGCAACACTTAGTACAACCAAGATAGAATTAACGGATTTGCAGAACTGTCTGTTGCAGGGTGTTATTGACTTCCAGCGTTCGAGAGTTCGCTTGGAAGTTACGCTGCGCAGAGATAAGATCCACCAGCTCAGTGGTTAAATCGATATTCGATTGTTCCAATGCCGATGAACTAATACTACCGAAAGTACCGCTATTAGCCTGACCCGCTAATGCTGGGCCCGACTCTAAACTCGCCTTCCACGAAGTATTACCCACTTGGGTCAAGCCTTGCTCGTTAGCAAAGCGCACTAATGCCACTCGAGCTAAGGGCACTGTCGACCCGTTAGAATAACTGGCGGTGATGAGACCATCTTCGCCAATCTCAACGTTCGTTAAACGGCCCACAGTGGTACCATCCTGGGTCAGCTCAGTCGCGGCAAAGGGAGCCGCGTATTGAGTCGGTGCATTAAACTTAATCGTTAAGGTTTGAGTGCCATCGGCTCCAGCCCCCAGAACACCTGCGCCACCAATGCCTAAGGTTTCTGTGGTTATCGTCGCAGGATCGCTACCAGTGTACACCCCCACTGAGTTGAACTTTAACACTGAACCTTTCCAACCACCCGCAGTTTGGGCCGCACTCGTTGCATCTGGGTTACCATCACCCGTAGTATCGGTTTGATAAGTTCCGGCAGGTCCCGCAAGGTCCACTTGTTTACCATCAACGGCGTAGTAGGCAACCCAGTTGCTTTCACCGTTATATGAACCATTAGTAGGCTTAACAAAGTAGGTCGTCATGACATGTGGCTCACCGAGTGAGTCATAAATCGTCATCGAGGTAACGTTGTTGTAGGTTTTGGGATCGAGTGGATCAAATGCGGCGGGATCGAGCGCACTTTCTTTTGCATTCAAATTCATCTGCAAGCTGACGTTTTCAGTCTTTACAGGACTACCCGCAGTATCAGGGATCTGTACCGGTTTAGCCGTGGTTAAGCTGACAGAGGTTGAGTTCCCATCTTTATCTACTGGGAACGTCTGTAAAAAATTACCTGCTGAATCAACCATATAATTATTTTTATCGACTTTGAAAGCACCCGCGCGAGTAAACTGGTGATCCAATGTGCCGATCTCAGACGCTGTCACGAAAAAACCGCCCCCTTTGATCGCCAAATCTAAGGAGTTATTGGTCAACTGCAGACTACCTTGATGGAATTGCTGAGCGACTTGGCTCGTCGCCACACCGCCACCAACAGCCGTCTTTGAGTTGGAAAAAATCGAATTAGCGTAAACATCCGCAAATTCAGCGCGTGACTCCTTAAAGCCAATGGTATTCGCGTTGGCAATGTTGTTCGCCGTAGTGTTTAAATCTTTCTGCGCGGCGGAAATGCCACTCAATGCAATGTTAAACGACATAATTCACCTCTACATTTGACTCAATTCAATTGCGGACGACTAACGCCCAATTCAAATTCTGACGATTTTAAGTTTCAGACACGGCTAAGACATCAGATAACTTGATCCCCATACCGCCCCTCAGGTTTAAAATCGCCCCTGTGCTAGCGGTACCAAGGGAAACACTGGTCACATGGGCGTATGTCGAAACCGCTAAATCCTGTGATTCTCCGTCGACTAAGCCACTGGCTTTAATCGAGTAATTCCCCGCCGCGACAGGCTGACCATTTTTATCTAATCCATCCCAATTCACTGCCACGTTACCGCCTTCACTGCCATCCACAGTAAAGGTGCTAACAACCTGCCCTTTTTCATCCTCAACGCGGACGTTGATCACCGGAATTTTATCGGGAGTACTGATCACCCCTTTCAACGTTGGGCTCTCAGCTGAAATATTGCCAGTATCCGTTGGGATCAGTACTTTACGTCCCACAAGCCCTGACGCTTGCAAAGCTTGGCTAGATGTCATCACACTGTTTAAATTGACAATTTCATCATTTAATTTCGAAATACCATCCACAGTGGAGAAAGAGGCCATTTGCGCAATCATCTGGTCATTGTCTACGGGCTTGAATGGATCCTGCATAGACAATTGCTGACTGAGTAACGAGAAGAAATCATCTTGGCTTAATTGCTGACTCTTCGCCTCTGGGACAATCGACTCTTTCGGCAAACGTATGCCATCCAAAAATGGATTACCCGTTGAACTGGTTGTCGTATTTGGCGTCACAGTATTCGATTGACTCTTAGTTTGAGTCGTCGGCGCTTGGTTAAGTTGGTTAATG from Shewanella putrefaciens includes these protein-coding regions:
- the flgE gene encoding flagellar hook protein FlgE translates to MSFNIALSGISAAQKDLNTTANNIANANTIGFKESRAEFADVYANSIFSNSKTAVGGGVATSQVAQQFHQGSLQLTNNSLDLAIKGGGFFVTASEIGTLDHQFTRAGAFKVDKNNYMVDSAGNFLQTFPVDKDGNSTSVSLTTAKPVQIPDTAGSPVKTENVSLQMNLNAKESALDPAAFDPLDPKTYNNVTSMTIYDSLGEPHVMTTYFVKPTNGSYNGESNWVAYYAVDGKQVDLAGPAGTYQTDTTGDGNPDATSAAQTAGGWKGSVLKFNSVGVYTGSDPATITTETLGIGGAGVLGAGADGTQTLTIKFNAPTQYAAPFAATELTQDGTTVGRLTNVEIGEDGLITASYSNGSTVPLARVALVRFANEQGLTQVGNTSWKASLESGPALAGQANSGTFGSISSSALEQSNIDLTTELVDLISAQRNFQANSRTLEVNNTLQQTVLQIR
- the flgD gene encoding flagellar hook assembly protein FlgD — protein: MSLINQLNQAPTTQTKSQSNTVTPNTTTSSTGNPFLDGIRLPKESIVPEAKSQQLSQDDFFSLLSQQLSMQDPFKPVDNDQMIAQMASFSTVDGISKLNDEIVNLNSVMTSSQALQASGLVGRKVLIPTDTGNISAESPTLKGVISTPDKIPVINVRVEDEKGQVVSTFTVDGSEGGNVAVNWDGLDKNGQPVAAGNYSIKASGLVDGESQDLAVSTYAHVTSVSLGTASTGAILNLRGGMGIKLSDVLAVSET